One Pseudomonas tolaasii NCPPB 2192 genomic window carries:
- a CDS encoding LuxR C-terminal-related transcriptional regulator, which translates to MTDLSPVLGPASAVIPTLEARFYRPPLPDGYVLRPRLCERLSAGLEGRLLLVSAPAGFGKSSLAVEFCQSLPAHWQSLWLGLSPRDNDPGRFLERLLDGLQHYFPHIGTQSLGLLKMRQRHQPFAFEEWLDGLLDELAEHLSTRAPLLLVLDDYHLAQGPVLDRCLQFFLNHLPDGLVVLVTSRQRPDWHLARLRLSRHLLELNEQDLRLTHAESLAVLDRHSNSLRGEALDNLIRRSEGWVAGLRFWLLAVSEAGNEGALPQNLHGGEGLIRDYLLEEVIDCLPVEVQAFLYDTASQDRFCSELCDALREAHDSAEILRYLQSHQVFLVPLDEQGHWFRYHHLFSDLLRTRRASNATLTLASLHLRACRWFNAQGLIDEAVEQALRAGHLDVAANLVQNLSEEQLLAEQNIGMLLRWKMDLPDSLLISTPRLIVLYSWALGLACQLDAAEELSGYLSRFLPAPSATAQKSMLAQWLALSGIIARGRGDRELTQRYCSEALESLPQKRYGQRLMCLSTLSNLAIVDADLWRARGLNRESLELAQRVGNPLFEALAHYDRARVLQARGEILRSLDEVRQGQQRLHGLPPQRLYAVRARLSLYEGFLLLVRCQPEAGLARLRAGLTEARACRDISVLIGHCVIANFEGRRNDFPKAFAELAEAERLMHIWDVPPIYYLAMITLIKCELWLAQGRTDLADAWLARLGQTYNGEHAAAAPEFHPHLPQHIGLQQAALEATRHQPATALERLEELAQQAQNSGRQMIALMALTQQTQVLLACGQEAKARLGLAKALEAGIGGALQPFQRLLDSHPGWMREQLGKDPQGVLNQSLLALLPAVTPVDASPAHETLSARELAVLHLIAQGCSNQEISNRLFISLHTVKTHASHINSKLGVERRTQAVARAQEMGLLG; encoded by the coding sequence ATGACTGATCTGTCCCCTGTCCTGGGGCCTGCAAGCGCGGTAATTCCAACCCTGGAAGCGCGTTTCTACAGGCCTCCGCTACCTGACGGCTACGTGCTGCGCCCGCGTCTGTGCGAGCGGTTGAGTGCGGGCCTCGAAGGGCGGTTGCTGCTGGTCAGCGCACCGGCGGGGTTCGGCAAGAGTTCGCTGGCGGTGGAGTTCTGTCAAAGCCTGCCGGCTCACTGGCAAAGCCTCTGGCTGGGCTTGAGCCCTCGGGACAATGACCCGGGCCGTTTTCTTGAACGCCTGCTCGACGGTTTGCAGCACTATTTCCCGCACATCGGCACCCAGTCCCTGGGCTTGCTGAAAATGCGCCAGCGCCATCAGCCCTTTGCCTTTGAAGAGTGGCTCGATGGGTTGCTCGACGAGCTGGCCGAACACCTGTCTACGCGCGCGCCGTTATTGCTGGTGCTGGATGACTACCATCTGGCCCAGGGCCCGGTGCTGGATCGTTGCCTGCAATTTTTTCTCAATCATCTGCCGGATGGGCTGGTGGTGCTGGTCACCAGCCGTCAGCGCCCCGATTGGCACCTGGCGCGGCTGCGTTTGTCGCGGCATTTGCTGGAACTGAACGAACAAGACCTGCGCCTGACCCACGCCGAGTCCCTGGCCGTGCTGGACAGGCACAGCAATTCGCTGCGTGGCGAGGCGCTGGACAACCTGATTCGGCGCAGTGAAGGCTGGGTCGCCGGCCTGCGTTTTTGGCTGTTGGCCGTCTCCGAGGCCGGTAATGAAGGCGCTTTGCCGCAGAACCTGCACGGTGGGGAAGGGCTGATTCGTGATTACCTGCTCGAAGAAGTGATCGACTGCCTGCCCGTCGAGGTTCAGGCATTTCTGTACGACACCGCGTCTCAGGACCGTTTTTGCAGCGAGCTGTGCGACGCCCTGCGCGAAGCCCACGACAGCGCGGAAATCCTGCGCTACTTGCAGTCCCATCAGGTGTTCCTGGTGCCGTTGGACGAGCAGGGCCACTGGTTCCGCTATCACCATTTGTTCTCCGATTTGCTGCGTACCCGCCGTGCAAGCAATGCCACATTGACGCTCGCCAGCCTGCATTTGCGCGCCTGCCGCTGGTTCAACGCCCAGGGGTTGATTGATGAGGCGGTGGAGCAGGCATTGCGCGCCGGCCATCTGGACGTGGCGGCCAACCTGGTGCAGAACCTGTCGGAGGAGCAGCTGCTGGCCGAACAGAATATTGGCATGCTGCTGCGCTGGAAGATGGACTTGCCCGACAGCCTGTTGATCAGCACGCCGCGCCTGATCGTGCTCTACAGCTGGGCGTTGGGCTTGGCCTGCCAGCTGGATGCGGCGGAAGAATTGTCCGGCTATCTCAGCCGCTTTCTGCCCGCGCCGTCGGCCACTGCGCAAAAGTCGATGCTGGCCCAGTGGCTGGCGCTGAGCGGGATCATCGCCCGGGGCCGGGGCGACCGCGAACTGACCCAGCGCTACTGCAGCGAGGCGCTGGAAAGCCTGCCGCAGAAGCGTTATGGCCAGCGGCTGATGTGCCTGTCGACCCTGTCCAACCTGGCCATCGTTGACGCCGATCTGTGGCGCGCCCGTGGCTTGAATCGCGAATCTCTGGAGTTGGCCCAGCGCGTCGGCAACCCGTTATTCGAGGCCTTGGCCCACTACGACCGGGCGCGAGTGCTGCAGGCGCGAGGCGAAATCCTGCGTTCGCTTGACGAGGTGCGCCAGGGCCAGCAGCGTTTGCACGGCCTGCCGCCGCAGCGCTTGTATGCGGTACGCGCACGTTTATCACTGTATGAAGGTTTTTTGTTGCTGGTGCGTTGCCAACCGGAAGCGGGCCTTGCGCGCCTGCGCGCCGGGCTCACCGAAGCCCGCGCGTGCCGGGATATCAGTGTGCTGATCGGGCATTGCGTCATCGCCAACTTTGAAGGGCGCCGCAATGATTTCCCCAAAGCCTTTGCCGAACTCGCCGAGGCCGAGCGCTTGATGCACATCTGGGACGTGCCGCCCATTTATTACCTGGCAATGATCACGCTGATTAAATGCGAGTTGTGGCTGGCTCAGGGGCGCACTGACCTTGCCGACGCCTGGCTGGCCCGGCTGGGGCAAACCTACAACGGTGAGCACGCGGCCGCCGCGCCGGAGTTTCATCCGCACCTGCCGCAGCATATCGGACTGCAACAGGCCGCGCTGGAAGCCACCCGCCATCAACCGGCGACGGCGCTGGAGCGGCTCGAAGAACTGGCGCAACAGGCGCAAAACAGTGGTCGCCAGATGATTGCCTTGATGGCCCTGACCCAGCAGACGCAGGTGTTGCTGGCGTGTGGTCAGGAAGCCAAAGCGCGCTTGGGTCTGGCCAAGGCCCTCGAGGCTGGCATTGGCGGCGCGCTGCAACCGTTTCAGCGGTTGCTGGACAGCCATCCGGGCTGGATGCGCGAACAACTGGGCAAGGATCCGCAGGGTGTGTTGAACCAAAGTTTGCTGGCGCTGCTGCCGGCCGTAACGCCGGTCGACGCTTCACCGGCCCATGAAACCCTGAGCGCGCGGGAATTGGCAGTTCTCCATCTGATTGCCCAAGGCTGTTCGAATCAGGAAATCAGTAACCGGCTGTTTATCTCGTTGCACACGGTCAAAACCCACGCGAG
- a CDS encoding DUF1329 domain-containing protein, translated as MKITKSLLHVGVLGLSILASNVMAAVSADEAAKLGTSLTPMGAEMAGNAAGTIPKWSPLPTNAGAVDARGFLANPYASEQPQFTITAQNVEQYKDKLAPGQYAMFKRYPDTFKMPVYPTHRGATVPADVFAAIKKNATSTNLVSGGNGLENFETAVPFPIPKSGVEVIWNHITRYRGGSVTRLVTQATPQTNGSFSLVYFRDQFVFRDKMKDFDPKNPGNVLFYFKQQVTAPARLAGGVLLVHETLDQVKEPRSAWVYNAGQRRVRRAPQVSYDGPGTAADGLRTSDNLDMYNGAPDRYDWKLEGKKELYIASNSYKIDDPKLKYADIIKAGHINQDLARYELRRVWHVVATLKEGQRHIYAKRDFFIDEDTWQAAVIDHYDGRGQLWRVAEAHAENYYDKQVPWYALETLYDLQSGRYLALGMKNEEKQAYDFGFTASTADFSPAALRQDGVR; from the coding sequence ATGAAAATAACTAAAAGTCTGTTGCACGTGGGTGTGCTTGGGCTGTCGATCCTGGCGAGCAACGTCATGGCGGCAGTCTCGGCGGATGAAGCCGCCAAGCTGGGTACGAGCCTGACGCCGATGGGCGCTGAAATGGCTGGTAACGCAGCGGGCACCATCCCGAAGTGGTCACCGCTGCCGACCAATGCCGGCGCCGTGGATGCCCGTGGTTTCCTCGCTAACCCGTATGCCAGCGAACAACCGCAATTCACTATCACCGCGCAAAACGTGGAGCAATACAAAGACAAGCTGGCGCCGGGGCAGTACGCGATGTTCAAGCGTTACCCCGACACCTTCAAGATGCCGGTTTACCCGACCCATCGTGGCGCCACAGTGCCAGCTGATGTGTTCGCCGCCATCAAGAAGAACGCCACCAGCACCAACCTGGTGTCGGGCGGCAACGGCCTGGAAAACTTCGAAACGGCCGTGCCGTTCCCGATTCCCAAAAGCGGCGTTGAAGTCATCTGGAACCACATCACCCGCTATCGCGGCGGCAGCGTGACCCGTCTGGTGACCCAGGCCACGCCGCAAACCAACGGTTCGTTCAGCCTGGTGTACTTCCGCGACCAGTTCGTGTTCCGCGACAAGATGAAAGATTTCGACCCGAAAAACCCGGGCAACGTGCTGTTCTACTTCAAGCAGCAAGTGACCGCGCCGGCGCGTCTGGCCGGTGGTGTGCTGCTGGTGCACGAAACCCTGGACCAGGTCAAGGAACCGCGTTCGGCGTGGGTCTACAACGCCGGCCAGCGCCGTGTGCGCCGGGCGCCGCAAGTGTCCTACGACGGCCCGGGTACCGCCGCCGACGGCCTGCGCACTTCCGACAACCTCGACATGTACAACGGCGCGCCGGACCGCTACGACTGGAAACTGGAAGGCAAGAAGGAGCTGTACATCGCCTCCAACAGCTACAAGATCGACGATCCGAAGCTCAAATACGCCGACATCATCAAGGCCGGCCACATCAACCAGGACCTGGCACGCTACGAGCTGCGCCGCGTGTGGCACGTGGTCGCGACCTTGAAGGAAGGCCAGCGCCACATCTACGCCAAGCGTGACTTCTTCATCGACGAAGACACCTGGCAAGCCGCCGTGATCGACCACTACGACGGCCGTGGCCAGCTGTGGCGCGTCGCCGAAGCCCATGCCGAGAACTACTACGACAAACAAGTGCCGTGGTACGCCCTCGAAACCCTCTACGACCTGCAGTCCGGCCGTTACCTCGCGCTGGGTATGAAGAACGAAGAGAAGCAGGCGTATGACTTCGGCTTCACCGCCTCCACCGCCGACTTCTCGCCTGCGGCCCTGCGTCAGGATGGTGTTCGCTAA